In Phormidium yuhuli AB48, one genomic interval encodes:
- a CDS encoding CP12 domain-containing protein — translation MTTDIVTVRGSTTVAEAVQLMKDKKTRALIVERRESDDAYGIVTETDVTYKVVAFGLDPKAMRVYEIMSKPCIVVNPDLCVEYIARLFANTGIHFAPVIKDTLLGTVSVSDILTKGDFVERPRSLLLEDKIQEAIEEARATCAEKGPRSPECASAWDVVEELQAEAAHQKAERLHQTAFEEYCQDNPDAPEARVYDT, via the coding sequence ATGACCACTGACATCGTGACGGTGCGTGGCAGCACCACCGTTGCTGAGGCAGTGCAGTTGATGAAAGACAAGAAAACCCGTGCGCTCATCGTTGAGCGTCGTGAGAGTGATGATGCCTATGGCATTGTTACGGAGACGGATGTCACCTATAAGGTTGTGGCCTTTGGGCTAGACCCCAAAGCCATGCGGGTGTACGAAATTATGAGCAAACCCTGCATTGTGGTCAATCCTGACCTCTGTGTTGAGTATATTGCTCGCCTGTTTGCCAATACAGGGATTCACTTTGCTCCGGTGATTAAAGATACTCTGCTAGGGACGGTGTCGGTCTCCGACATTTTGACCAAGGGCGATTTTGTGGAACGCCCCCGCAGCTTGCTGCTCGAAGATAAGATTCAAGAGGCCATTGAGGAAGCTCGTGCCACTTGTGCTGAGAAGGGACCGCGATCGCCTGAATGTGCTTCGGCTTGGGATGTGGTGGAAGAACTGCAAGCGGAAGCAGCACATCAGAAAGCAGAGCGTCTGCATCAGACTGCCTTTGAGGAATATTGCCAGGACAACCCCGATGCTCCTGAAGCTCGGGTCTATGATACCTAA
- a CDS encoding SanA/YdcF family protein — translation MVLPWVGGAIALVLLTSLLLSLSVMYATRARRFKTLGSVPPRPVAIVFGAGVWEDGTPSPMLADRVLAGVALYQQGNVQQLLMSGDNQTPDYNEVDPMIQLARASGVPERAIWGDRLGLSTYETCRRARDEYGICEAILVSQRYHLPRAVYIAQRLGLDVVGYGVPDWGVYRHRSMLSYSLREFMALGKAIAQTWGDS, via the coding sequence ATGGTATTACCTTGGGTTGGGGGGGCGATCGCCCTTGTCCTCCTAACCTCACTGCTGCTGAGCCTATCGGTGATGTATGCCACCCGGGCTCGTCGTTTCAAGACCCTGGGATCTGTTCCCCCTCGTCCGGTGGCGATCGTTTTTGGTGCTGGCGTTTGGGAGGATGGCACACCCAGTCCTATGTTGGCCGATCGCGTCCTCGCGGGAGTGGCGTTATACCAGCAGGGGAACGTGCAACAACTCCTGATGTCTGGAGATAACCAAACTCCAGACTATAACGAGGTAGATCCCATGATTCAACTGGCCCGAGCCTCTGGGGTTCCAGAACGGGCCATTTGGGGCGATCGCCTCGGATTAAGTACCTATGAGACCTGTCGCCGGGCCCGAGATGAGTATGGCATCTGTGAGGCGATCCTAGTCAGTCAACGCTATCACCTGCCCCGAGCCGTCTATATCGCCCAACGACTTGGACTGGATGTGGTGGGGTATGGGGTTCCGGATTGGGGAGTGTATCGCCATCGTTCGATGCTGTCCTATTCCCTGCGAGAGTTCATGGCCCTCGGCAAAGCGATCGCCCAAACTTGGGGCGATTCTTGA
- a CDS encoding YqaE/Pmp3 family membrane protein, translating to MDIIRLIAAILLPPLGVFLQVGLTGHFWLNILLTILGYIPGVIHAVWIIARR from the coding sequence ATGGATATTATTCGCCTAATTGCCGCCATTCTCCTGCCCCCACTGGGTGTTTTCTTGCAGGTTGGCTTAACCGGACACTTTTGGCTAAACATTCTCTTAACCATACTCGGCTACATTCCGGGTGTGATTCATGCTGTTTGGATTATTGCCAGACGTTAA
- a CDS encoding ABC1 kinase family protein, producing the protein MAGTSITKIAKPNSRQREILEVVLKHGWDYMRLLLSSNEAEEPELPPPTVLQRIFVDLGPVYVKLGQLLSTRPELLPPEYIEALSSLQADVPPVSWSQIEAQLKGELKRPLNTIFQDINQTPVAAGSLAQTHKAILLDGREVALKIQRPGIDETVERDIELLTNIAELVSGTDFGKYYDATGLAEEFGNALRDELDFTQEAHYTERLRRCLSKSSWFDVNQITVPEIIWDYTSQKLLTMEWLDGVPLLSAQLTGKGHNGDADAERDAITTLLFRSFLQQLFVEGFFHADPHPGNIFYLRDGRVAFLDVGMTGTLDPRTQGLLVETILAMISLDAQRCAQLSLQLAHPVRPVDFIQLENDYDRLLRRYYNLSVAQVNFSEAFYQLLQAARRNHLRWPSNMGLYAKALANLEGVARTFNPTVNLLDEIQPLTTDLMRRQLIGDNPLQQLLGATLEFKNLSLKSPRQVDFLLERVATETLKWNVQVSELTDLRQSLDESANRLSSSIVVAALILAGALVVSRDQTHRIPWLGNVLFWTACLLGLWLVFSIWRSGSKN; encoded by the coding sequence ATGGCCGGAACCTCCATCACCAAAATTGCCAAACCGAACTCTCGCCAGCGAGAAATCCTCGAAGTGGTTCTCAAACATGGCTGGGATTACATGAGGCTACTACTGAGCAGCAATGAAGCTGAAGAACCTGAACTTCCCCCCCCAACGGTTCTGCAACGAATTTTTGTCGATCTCGGGCCCGTCTATGTGAAACTTGGACAACTCCTGAGTACCCGGCCGGAACTGCTTCCCCCAGAATATATTGAGGCCCTTAGTTCCTTACAGGCCGATGTTCCCCCGGTATCCTGGAGTCAAATCGAGGCGCAACTCAAGGGAGAATTAAAGCGGCCCCTCAATACAATTTTCCAAGATATCAATCAGACCCCAGTTGCGGCGGGGTCTCTGGCTCAAACCCATAAAGCGATTCTACTCGATGGACGGGAGGTTGCCTTAAAAATTCAGCGTCCAGGAATTGACGAAACTGTTGAGCGAGACATTGAACTGCTCACGAATATTGCTGAACTTGTCTCAGGAACAGATTTTGGTAAATATTACGATGCAACTGGCTTAGCAGAGGAGTTTGGCAATGCACTACGGGACGAATTAGATTTCACCCAAGAGGCTCACTATACCGAACGCCTTAGACGTTGTTTATCTAAAAGTTCCTGGTTTGATGTGAACCAGATTACCGTTCCCGAGATTATCTGGGACTACACCAGTCAGAAGCTCCTAACGATGGAATGGCTCGACGGTGTACCCCTGTTATCAGCGCAACTGACGGGAAAGGGACATAACGGGGACGCCGACGCGGAACGAGATGCCATTACGACCTTACTCTTCCGTTCTTTCCTCCAACAACTGTTTGTGGAAGGATTTTTCCATGCTGACCCTCATCCCGGTAATATCTTCTATCTGCGAGATGGACGAGTGGCCTTTTTGGACGTGGGGATGACAGGAACCCTAGACCCCCGCACTCAAGGACTCTTGGTTGAAACCATCTTAGCGATGATTTCCCTGGATGCTCAACGTTGCGCTCAGTTAAGCCTACAGTTAGCACATCCAGTTCGGCCCGTGGATTTCATTCAGTTGGAGAATGATTACGATCGCCTACTACGGCGCTACTACAACCTCAGTGTAGCCCAGGTCAATTTCAGTGAAGCCTTTTACCAACTCTTACAAGCGGCGCGACGCAATCACCTGCGTTGGCCGAGTAACATGGGACTTTACGCCAAGGCCTTGGCCAATTTGGAAGGGGTGGCCCGTACTTTTAATCCTACGGTGAACCTTCTCGATGAGATTCAACCCCTAACCACGGATTTGATGCGCCGTCAACTGATTGGCGACAATCCCCTACAACAACTGCTTGGGGCCACCTTAGAGTTTAAAAACCTTTCTCTGAAGTCCCCTCGTCAGGTGGATTTCCTCTTGGAACGGGTCGCCACCGAGACGTTGAAATGGAATGTCCAGGTCAGTGAACTGACGGATTTACGTCAAAGTTTGGATGAATCGGCCAACCGCCTCTCTTCGAGTATTGTGGTTGCGGCTCTGATTCTGGCAGGGGCCCTCGTGGTTTCCCGAGATCAGACTCACCGCATTCCCTGGTTGGGAAATGTCCTCTTCTGGACGGCCTGTCTGTTAGGGTTATGGCTGGTGTTTAGTATTTGGCGATCAGGTAGTAAAAATTAG
- a CDS encoding peroxiredoxin: MTQEGCLRVGQPAPDFTATAVVDREFKTVKLSDYRGKYVVLFFYPLDFTFVCPTEITAFSDRYEEFSKLNTEVLGVSCDSEFSHLAWIQTDRKSGGVGDLNYPLVSDYKKEISSAYNVLDPDAGVALRGLFLIDKDGVIQHSTINNLAFGRNVDETLRTLQAIQYVQEHPDEVCPAGWTPGEKTMKPDPVASKEYFAAI; this comes from the coding sequence ATGACCCAAGAAGGATGTCTACGAGTTGGTCAACCCGCCCCCGATTTCACAGCAACAGCTGTCGTTGATCGGGAATTCAAAACCGTCAAACTGTCGGACTATCGCGGTAAGTATGTGGTGTTGTTCTTTTACCCCTTAGACTTCACCTTCGTTTGTCCGACGGAAATTACCGCCTTTAGCGATCGCTACGAAGAGTTTAGCAAACTCAACACGGAAGTTCTCGGCGTCTCCTGTGATAGTGAGTTCTCCCACCTAGCCTGGATTCAAACCGATCGCAAATCCGGTGGTGTCGGCGACCTCAACTACCCCCTCGTCTCCGACTACAAAAAAGAAATCAGTTCCGCCTATAACGTCTTAGATCCCGATGCTGGCGTGGCCCTGCGTGGCTTATTCCTCATCGACAAGGATGGCGTGATCCAACATTCGACCATCAATAACCTGGCATTTGGCCGCAACGTCGATGAAACCCTGCGGACCCTGCAAGCTATCCAATACGTGCAGGAACACCCCGACGAAGTTTGCCCCGCTGGCTGGACTCCCGGCGAAAAAACCATGAAACCCGATCCCGTCGCCTCGAAAGAATACTTTGCCGCCATCTAA